The Rufibacter sp. DG15C region TAAGCATGTCTGTTAATGGGTTGAAGGTCAAGTCACCGGCAATGGCGAACGCCGTTACAATCTCTGGAGAGGCTACAAACGCGTGTGTGTTCGGGTTACCGTCGTTCCGCTTGGCGAAGTTACGGTTGAAGGACGTAATGATGGAGTTCTTGCGCTTAGGGTCATCTGTATGACGGGCCCACTGGCCAATACAAGGCCCACAGGCATTCGCCAATACTACCCCACCAATCTCCGCGAAGGTATCCAAGATGCCGTCACGCTCTGCGGTGAAACGCACAACCTCAGAACCTGGGGTGATGGTGTACTCAGCGTTTACCGCCAGGTTTTTATCAATAGCCTGCTGGGCCAAGGAAGCCGCGCGGGTTAAGTCTTCATAAGAAGAGTTGGTACAAGACCCAATCAAACCTACCTCTAGTTTAGCTGGCCAATTGTGCTCACGCACGGCAGCCGCAAACTGAGAAATGGGCCAAGCCGCATCTGGCGTGAACGGTCCGTTCACATGTGGCTCCAACTCGCTTAGGTTGATTTCAATTAACTGGTCATAGAAGGCTTCTGGGTTGGCCATTACCTCATCATCAGCGCGTAAGTGCTCAGCAACCTGGTCTGCCAGTTCAGCAATCTCAGCGCGCTCAGTACCTACCAGGTAATCTCTCATCTTCTGGTCATAGGAGAAGACAGAGGTAGTTGCCCCAATCTCAGCACCCATGTTACAGATGGTAGCCTTACCAGAGCAAGAGATGTTGTTGGCACCCTCACCAAAATATTCTACAATGGCACCAGTACCGCCTTTCACGGTCAAGATACCCGCCACTTTCAAGATCACGTCTTTGGCTGCTGTCCAACCGCTCATCTTGCCGGTCAGTTTCACGCCAATCACCTTAGGAAATTTCAACTCCCAGGCCATGCCAGCCATTACGTCAACGGCATCTGCACCACCAACGCCAATGGCGATCATACCAACACCACCCGCGTTTGGCGTGTGTGAGTCAGTACCAATCATCATACCGCCCGGGAACGCATAGTTTTCTTGTACCACCGTGTGGATGATACCTGCACCTGGCTTCCAGAAACCTATGCCGTATTTGTTAGAAACAGAGGCTAAGAAATCATAGACTTCTTTGTTTTCTGTGTAGGCTTCAGACAAATCCTGGTCAGCGCCCACGCGGGCCTGGATCAAGTGATCACAGTGTACCGACGAAGGAACCGCTACCGTTGGGCGTCCTGCCTGCATGAACTGCAACAAAGCCATCTGGGCCGTAGCATCCTGCATGGCCACGCGGTCTGGCGCAAAATCCACGTAAGATTTGCCGCGCTCATACGCCTGCGTAGCCGCTCCGTTGTATAAGTGAGCGTAGAGGATTTTCTCAGTTAAAGTTAAAGGCCGGCCCACTGCCGTACGTGCCGCTGCTACCCGGTCACCCAGTTGCGCGTACACTGCCTTGATCATGTCTACATCAAATGCCATAGATCTGCTTCGTATTTATTTTAGTTCAGTACTTAAGGATGTCCGCAAATGTCGCAAACAGAACCCTTTTACACAAATAATTAAATATCTCCTAACCCCATAGAGATTTCTAAAAGAAATGTCTGTTAATTTAACGTAGCCCAATACCTTTGCTGCATGATATTGAAAGTTAACGTCCCTCAGCTTATTTCCTCGGTTCTACTGCCGTTAGGTCTATTCGCTTCTGCCTGCACTTCTGCGCCCAACAACACCTTAGAGTCCGGCCCTTGGCGCGGCATCATTGAGGTGAGCGGCCATGAGATGCCCTTCAACTTCACCGTCTCTGAAGAAAAAGGAAAACAGGTAGCGTACTTGATTAACGGAGAAGAGAAAATTTTGATTGACGAAATCACATTTGACCAGGACAGCGTGCGCCTGCAGATGCATATTTTTGACGCCACCCTGCACGCCAAAGTGGACAAGGGCAAATTGAAAGGCCGCTGGGAGCGCCGTGACCAGGCCCAGCCGTACAGCCTGCCCTTCTCAGCTGAACATGGCAAGACCGAACGCTTTTCTGCCGAACCCGCAAAAGCCGCCATGGATGTGACTGGCAAATGGGAAGTGCAATTTCAGGGCGAAGAAGGGGACAACTACCCCGCCATTGGCGAGTTTACCCAGAACGGCAACACCTTGTCAGGCACGTTTCTAACGCCTACCGGCGATTACCGCTTCTTGCAGGGTCAGGTAAATGGCAAAAACTTGAGCCTTTCTACCTTTGACGGCGCGCACGCCTATCTTTTTACCGCTGAGCCGCAGCAGGACGGCACCCTGAAAGGCGATTTTTACGTGGGCATTGCCGGTCATGAAACCTGGACGGCCAAACGAAACGAGAACTTCCAACTGCCTTCAGCAGATACCCTTACCCACCTCAAACCTGGCTATGATAAACTGTCATTCTCCTTCCCCAATTTAGAAGGCAAGCAGGTTTCTCTTGAAGATCCTGCGTTTAAGGGCAAACCGGTGGTAGTGCAGATCTTTGGGTCTTGGTGCCCCAATTGTATGGACGAGACCGCCTTTCTGGCGCCTTGGTACGCCAAAAACAAAAACCGCGGCGTAGAGATCATTGGCCTTGGCTATGAGCTAAGCCCTGAGTTTGAGAAGGCCAAAGCCCGCATCAGCAAGATGAAGGACCGCTTTGACGTGGACTATACGCTGTTGGTGGCCGGTACCAAAGACAAGGAATTGGTGGCTAAATCACTGCCGGCCTTGAGCAAAGTGGTCTCCTTCCCTACTACCATCTTCATTGATAAGAAAGGCAAAGTACGAAGAATCCACACCGGCTTTTCGGGTCCCGGCACGGGCAAATACTATGAGGACTTTGTGAAGGAATTCAACACCACCATTGACGAGCTGGTAGCTGAGAAATAAGTACCTGATTCAAATATAAACGAAATCGGCGCAGTCCTTAGTGGGCTGCGCCGATTTCGTTTTTGGGCTATTTCCTAGAAAACAAGCTAAAAACGTACCTCATTATCTGGTTGCATAAAAGCGCTGACCCTTATTGCTCTAAAGGTTTACCCGCTTCTTTCCAGGCTTTTAAACCACCGTCTAGGTGCGCCACGTTCTGATAGCCCATTTGTTTGAGGGTATTGGCCGCCATGGCAGATCTTCCGCCGCCGGCGCAGTGCAGAATAATGCGCTTGTTCTTATCAAACTCGGGCTTATGGTAGGGGGTGGTATCATCTGCCAAAAACTCCAGCATTCCGCGCGGGGCGTGCACAGAACCAGCAATCTTGCCGCTCTCTTTCAACTCCTCACTTTCTCTGATGTCAATTAACGTGGCGCCTTTGGACAATTCCTTTTCTACTTGGTCTGGTGACAGGTTCTCTACATTCTTTTTGGCCTCTGCGACCAGATCTGCGGCAGTTTTGCTTTCCATAGTTTCTTTGCTGTTAAGTATTGAAGTTGATGACCTACTCAAGGTATAGCGGTCAGGAACTGGATTGGTTGCCTGGGTATTGAGAAAAGGAAACCTGTCCGTTTTTGGCGTGGTTTCCGGAAAATAAGCCAAAAACGAAGAGGCTCGTACTAACTTGTTTTACACAAAGGATTCCTTAAACCGAAGGAATTATAAAGCTAACTGCTTTTGAACAGCGTCTTTTATCAACTGAATGCTTTCTTCGCCTTCGCCCACTATTCTTTTCACCTCCTTGCCCTGGCTGTCTGTGATGACTACCAGCGGGATGGCCGAGAAGTTGAAGGTATGTTGCACCTGATCTATTTTATCTTTCTCTACCACCAGCTGTTGCCAGGGCATGTTCTCTGTGGTAAGGGCCTTATGCCAATTCTCCTGCTGTTCATCAATAGAAATGCTGACCATGTTTACCCCTTTGTCCTTGTAGGAAGCATGCAAGGTCTTTAACGCGGGGATTTCCCGCCTGCAGGGTCCGCACCAGCTGGCCCAAAACACCAGCATGTTCACCTTGGCGGCATTGTTCATAATCCAGCCTTGTTTCTTGTCTGGTCCAGCCAGCTGAAAATTTTTATAAGGTGTACCAGCATCTACCCTGTTCTCCAGATAACCATAAATCTTTCTACCTAAAGTGGATTGCCTAGCTTCTTGGTTAAACAAACGCAACATCTCCTGCAACTCCTTTTCTGAGTATTGCTCTTTGTTGCTATAAAGGGAGAAAAGATAATGAATGGAATAAGGGTGCTTTTTTATGTCTTCCTTGAAGACGTTTATCTTCTGGTTTCGTGCGGAACCTTCTAAGTTGGCCAAGTATCCAAACTCACCAAATTTATCTAAAAACAAGGCA contains the following coding sequences:
- a CDS encoding aconitate hydratase, which encodes MAFDVDMIKAVYAQLGDRVAAARTAVGRPLTLTEKILYAHLYNGAATQAYERGKSYVDFAPDRVAMQDATAQMALLQFMQAGRPTVAVPSSVHCDHLIQARVGADQDLSEAYTENKEVYDFLASVSNKYGIGFWKPGAGIIHTVVQENYAFPGGMMIGTDSHTPNAGGVGMIAIGVGGADAVDVMAGMAWELKFPKVIGVKLTGKMSGWTAAKDVILKVAGILTVKGGTGAIVEYFGEGANNISCSGKATICNMGAEIGATTSVFSYDQKMRDYLVGTERAEIAELADQVAEHLRADDEVMANPEAFYDQLIEINLSELEPHVNGPFTPDAAWPISQFAAAVREHNWPAKLEVGLIGSCTNSSYEDLTRAASLAQQAIDKNLAVNAEYTITPGSEVVRFTAERDGILDTFAEIGGVVLANACGPCIGQWARHTDDPKRKNSIITSFNRNFAKRNDGNPNTHAFVASPEIVTAFAIAGDLTFNPLTDMLTNKNGEQVKLDEPQGIEFPVKGFAVEDAGYVAPAADGSAVSVVVDPCSDRLQLLEPFKPWNGQDLMGLKLLIKAQGKCTTDHISMAGPWLKYRGHLDNISNNMLIGAINAFNGEANSVKSQLVRGGGYDEVPKVARTYKAAGIGSVVVGDENYGEGSSREHAAMEPRFLGVQVVLVKSFARIHETNLKKQGMLALTFANKGDYDRIQEDDVIDIIGLTSFAPGVPLKVKLTHSDGSCDIIEANHTYNEGQIEWFKAGSALNLIRLQQHQA
- a CDS encoding TlpA disulfide reductase family protein — translated: MILKVNVPQLISSVLLPLGLFASACTSAPNNTLESGPWRGIIEVSGHEMPFNFTVSEEKGKQVAYLINGEEKILIDEITFDQDSVRLQMHIFDATLHAKVDKGKLKGRWERRDQAQPYSLPFSAEHGKTERFSAEPAKAAMDVTGKWEVQFQGEEGDNYPAIGEFTQNGNTLSGTFLTPTGDYRFLQGQVNGKNLSLSTFDGAHAYLFTAEPQQDGTLKGDFYVGIAGHETWTAKRNENFQLPSADTLTHLKPGYDKLSFSFPNLEGKQVSLEDPAFKGKPVVVQIFGSWCPNCMDETAFLAPWYAKNKNRGVEIIGLGYELSPEFEKAKARISKMKDRFDVDYTLLVAGTKDKELVAKSLPALSKVVSFPTTIFIDKKGKVRRIHTGFSGPGTGKYYEDFVKEFNTTIDELVAEK
- a CDS encoding rhodanese-like domain-containing protein, which gives rise to MESKTAADLVAEAKKNVENLSPDQVEKELSKGATLIDIRESEELKESGKIAGSVHAPRGMLEFLADDTTPYHKPEFDKNKRIILHCAGGGRSAMAANTLKQMGYQNVAHLDGGLKAWKEAGKPLEQ
- a CDS encoding TlpA disulfide reductase family protein is translated as MRNAVAATAALILMASCSHQKPAEDIITIQGTIKSLPDGKVYLAEATSWALLDSTVSKGGDFKFEIQPDSSFVPTQVAIQYKPRLLRDSTEKYVMLNGFKRIYLRNHMMGADSLKYYNASFYLERGLTKVEQVSREKSGNNIYTRVYAGKQTDALFLDKFGEFGYLANLEGSARNQKINVFKEDIKKHPYSIHYLFSLYSNKEQYSEKELQEMLRLFNQEARQSTLGRKIYGYLENRVDAGTPYKNFQLAGPDKKQGWIMNNAAKVNMLVFWASWCGPCRREIPALKTLHASYKDKGVNMVSISIDEQQENWHKALTTENMPWQQLVVEKDKIDQVQHTFNFSAIPLVVITDSQGKEVKRIVGEGEESIQLIKDAVQKQLAL